The Culex pipiens pallens isolate TS chromosome 2, TS_CPP_V2, whole genome shotgun sequence DNA window aaacttttttaaagaaataagcATATTTGGGACCATGAACCTCATGGAATTTGGAAAAAGTCTCCCTAATCTTCGATGTaggcatacaaaaaaataataaataaaatgcgAAGAATACCTCATCTTTGATAATTCCGAAGGGGCtacccataaaccacgtggacaacttAAAATAGGGTGGTTGGTTTTGGgtattgtccacgctccatgaaaaaagtattattattttgtaatttatccAGCAGGGGAGAAATTTCTAATAAAAGTGTTCACAtggtttttgattgttttatttttattttgggaaAAGTAATTTGAGATTTTCTGTACTTTGATCAAcagttttcaatgttttaaaaaattgagtgCATTGAATTTACAATCCTTAATTTGAatgcatttcatttttttctgaatcaatAGTTGTTCTCACTATTTCAATTATCAATAGttaatattttgataagttATGTTTAAAATGTACCAAAATTTCATAGTTACAAGTATCACAGAgggtttgttctgtttgtgaTGTTTAATACTGACACAACAAAATTTGCGGAATGTTAATAAACAATTGTGTAATATTGACTCATGTGTTTGCGCAACtttgtaattactttttttatcaGTATAACCTGGTGATGACTATCAGTAAAAGGAATCAACTTTAGTAAATCAGCCCTTATGCTTTTAAACGACAGCAAAATGAAGTATCAATCAATCTACCTGGCATTTTTTTCGTTGGGATTTTCAGAAGCGGTATGCGAATCATATAattgtcattaaaaaaaacaaaaaaacaaaattataaatttttcagCGCTTCACTAATCTCGGAATAGAGGAGTTTTACATTAAAAAGTGTGAAGAGAAAATTGTTTACACCACAGACCATGGCGAAATTTGTGACATGCGAAGTTTGGAAGTCGTAATGGACACGGAGGAGAATAAAAACTATATCGGTTGTGTTTTCCGGGAGCTTGGATATTTCAACGCGAAAGGACAATTTGACAAGCAGGCCCTCATCAAAGACTATCACCAGGCTGGAGTAAAAAACAGAGACCAAGCAGTGTTGGAATCGTATCAGAGTTGTATGCAACATTACGGTCCCACAACGAATCCGATGAAAATTCTGGACTGTGTGACCCAGGATAAGGACTTCCCCAAAGTGATGAACGCAAGACGTGATAGGAACTCGAAATGGAAACCGGACTGGATGGTGGCGCATTGTGGagctaaaaaattattttgaggaACTTCTTACAATTCCACATGAAATGTCTACGTTTTTCGTTAATGAATCAATTTTGATCTAATTTCacagtttttatttaatattgagcgaataaataaaataaaaataaagaaacttgCTAAAAAACCCTCATCTGTCATCATAATTCAGTTCACTTCTTTGGGCCTCCTCGAGCACCACCACCCACTTGCCACGTTGTACTCCTCCGGTCCTAACATTTCGCAACGCAACCCGTCTCCACCGTCGTCTAATGCGCCCTCTGGGGGACCGACGACCAGGCGTTTTGTTTTCCCGACCACGGCGACACATGTATGTGGCCATGTTTTGAAACGAAAATTTATCACTTCATTCTCCAGAAAATGTGTAACTGTTTCTTAATTACATTTGCGCCGACTCCGCCGTCCTGGGCtgaaggagagaaaaaaaagagcgGCGGACCTCCTAAAACGGAGAAGGTGTCCCGGAGGCCGCCAAAGTCGCTGTCGCGGCGATTGCGCAAAACTAGAAACTCCGCCGTGGCGTGGAGTTGTGTGACTTCAGCCCATATCTAATGATAACATAAAATATTGTGACGCAGATCGGGCTAGAGAGCAGCTGGGGCTGGGGAGAGACCCCAAAGAAGAGTGAAAGGTGTGCGTCGTCGCGGCCGCCCGTTGAAGTCCTGCGGGCGACAGCTGTACGTACTATTTTGTCGATAAATTTGTACTACAAGTCCCAGGTTACAACGCCCGGAGTATCGGATTGCGCGACTGCGCTTTGATTTCAGGTGTTTTTCACCTGGAGGGCCCCCAAGTCTGGTATCGGCGGTCGGTGAGCAAAGTGAAGGTGGAGTCGACATGACATCGCGGCTAATGATAACATTCGAGCCGGTGTGACTTTATGACGATAAATTGGCTGGTTTGCGTGAGAAGTGCGTAAACGATTGCAGAGTCCCGATGGCGTCGAATGATCTAATCACAGAGTCATAGGTGCGCCGACGGACGTTGCCAGAGGGATTAATGAGTAATTTTCTTAACAAATTAACGGTTGATTTTATTTGAGTTAGGACTGGCCTGGGGTGACTGCCAGGCAAGAGTCATTGATCTCTGTTGAACGTGTTTAGATAAGTAGTATTTTgcagttattttaaatttaaaaatattagatttcgtcgttttgaaaattgtctatccatcaaatgttttttttaaatctaaaattagGCCATTACTAttctgcccatgatcgcataaatgtcccatatgcattttcatcacttttgagttattgatgcagtttggttcaaaatcgtgtgctctttcaaaagagcctataacatccagtactttgttctagatatcaggaggaaatcctgtttttccgtgaaaacttaacacgtagccttatgtgtgggacaaacttcccttgcgtttttctcaaaaatcgacgaaaattgccattttttagaccaccctaacacagcACAGGTCACTcttatggccaaacaaaaaaaaatcgggttatttcggccagggaacccccacaCAAATTTTGAGCCCTATACGAGCACTTTAGTtcttttccatgctgttttcgtgaggaattgctgtataattcTCATAATTTATTGACGGAGAATTTgttgatatttaaaataatatttttttcagcttttgtgaaaaatgtcaaGCGATATGGATTATCCCTGCACAAATTATTGCGGATGCGACGAAA harbors:
- the LOC120422408 gene encoding uncharacterized protein LOC120422408; this encodes MLLNDSKMKYQSIYLAFFSLGFSEARFTNLGIEEFYIKKCEEKIVYTTDHGEICDMRSLEVVMDTEENKNYIGCVFRELGYFNAKGQFDKQALIKDYHQAGVKNRDQAVLESYQSCMQHYGPTTNPMKILDCVTQDKDFPKVMNARRDRNSKWKPDWMVAHCGAKKLF